A region of Streptomyces sp. R44 DNA encodes the following proteins:
- a CDS encoding fructose-specific PTS transporter subunit EIIC, producing MSRMITADLVDLDLSADSKEAAARSLAERMVARGRVTDLDGFLADVAAREAQMPTGLDGGIGIPHCRSTHVTEPTLAFGRSAAGVDFGAPDGPADLIFLIAAPAGADDAHLTILSSLARHLMDPEFTDALRSATSPAGAAALIAGEEAPASEDPASEEPSSDEPSPEAPVAEAPFRIVAVTSCPTGIAHTYMAAEALEKAGEATGVEVSVETQGSAGFTRLDPAVVAAADGVIFAHDVPVREKERFAGKPTVDVGVKAGINRAAELIAEVRDKAARGEVSPSKPTPVERAGEPDEGYGTKLRKWLMSGVSYMVPFVAAGGLLIALGFALGGWDINKAPSVTQHFDWGQVDSWAALMFQIGGLAFGFLVPVLAGYIAYGMADRPGLVPGFVGGAIALTVNAGFLGGLVAGLIAGGTVLAIQRVRIPAVLRGIMPVVVIPLLSSIVVGFLMFLVVGKPIASLQKALTDWLSGLSGANAVILGVILGLMMCFDLGGPVNKVAYAFAVGGLANPNEGSLKVMAAVMAAGMVPPLAMALATTVRGRLFTRTERENGKAAWVLGASFISEGAIPFAAADPLRVIPAAMAGGAVTGALSMAFECTLRAPHGGVFVIPLIGNPFLYLLAIAAGTVVSAGLVILLKSARKPAPEAGPVPAAEPEVTVAA from the coding sequence ATGAGCAGGATGATCACCGCGGACCTGGTCGACCTCGACCTGTCCGCCGACAGCAAGGAAGCGGCGGCCCGTTCGCTCGCGGAGCGCATGGTCGCACGCGGCCGGGTGACCGACCTCGACGGCTTCCTCGCCGACGTCGCGGCCCGCGAGGCCCAGATGCCGACCGGCCTCGACGGCGGCATCGGCATCCCGCACTGCCGCAGCACCCACGTCACCGAGCCCACCCTCGCCTTCGGCCGCTCCGCCGCCGGCGTCGACTTCGGCGCCCCGGACGGCCCGGCGGACCTGATCTTCCTGATCGCCGCCCCGGCGGGCGCGGACGACGCCCACCTGACGATCCTGTCCTCCCTGGCCCGCCACCTGATGGACCCCGAGTTCACGGACGCGCTGCGCTCCGCGACGTCCCCGGCGGGGGCGGCGGCGCTGATCGCGGGGGAGGAGGCGCCGGCTTCGGAGGACCCGGCTTCGGAGGAGCCGTCTTCCGATGAGCCCTCTCCGGAGGCTCCGGTCGCCGAGGCGCCCTTCCGGATCGTCGCCGTCACCTCCTGCCCCACCGGCATCGCCCACACCTACATGGCGGCCGAGGCGCTGGAGAAGGCGGGCGAGGCCACGGGCGTCGAGGTCTCCGTCGAGACGCAGGGCTCGGCCGGGTTCACCCGGCTCGACCCGGCGGTCGTCGCGGCCGCCGACGGCGTGATCTTCGCGCACGACGTGCCCGTACGGGAGAAGGAACGGTTCGCCGGAAAGCCGACCGTCGACGTGGGCGTCAAGGCCGGCATCAACCGCGCCGCCGAACTCATCGCCGAGGTCCGGGACAAGGCCGCACGCGGCGAGGTCTCCCCCTCGAAGCCGACACCCGTCGAGAGGGCGGGCGAGCCGGACGAGGGCTACGGCACCAAGCTCCGCAAGTGGCTGATGTCCGGCGTCAGTTACATGGTCCCGTTCGTCGCCGCGGGCGGTCTCCTCATCGCCCTCGGCTTCGCCCTCGGCGGCTGGGACATCAACAAGGCCCCCTCCGTCACCCAGCACTTCGACTGGGGGCAGGTCGACAGCTGGGCCGCGCTGATGTTCCAGATCGGCGGCCTCGCGTTCGGCTTCCTCGTACCGGTCCTCGCCGGGTACATCGCGTACGGGATGGCCGACCGCCCCGGTCTCGTCCCCGGCTTCGTCGGCGGCGCGATCGCGCTCACCGTCAACGCGGGCTTCCTCGGCGGTCTCGTCGCCGGCCTGATCGCGGGCGGCACGGTCCTCGCGATCCAGCGGGTGCGGATCCCCGCCGTCCTCAGGGGCATCATGCCGGTGGTCGTGATCCCGCTGTTGTCCTCGATCGTCGTCGGCTTCCTGATGTTCCTCGTCGTCGGCAAGCCGATCGCGAGCCTCCAGAAGGCCCTGACGGACTGGCTGTCCGGCCTCTCCGGCGCCAACGCGGTGATCCTCGGCGTCATCCTCGGCCTGATGATGTGCTTCGACCTCGGCGGCCCGGTCAACAAGGTCGCGTACGCCTTCGCCGTCGGCGGCCTCGCCAACCCCAACGAGGGCTCCCTCAAGGTCATGGCCGCCGTGATGGCGGCGGGCATGGTGCCGCCGCTCGCGATGGCCCTCGCCACGACCGTACGGGGCCGGCTCTTCACCCGGACCGAGCGCGAGAACGGCAAGGCGGCCTGGGTCCTCGGGGCCTCGTTCATCTCCGAGGGCGCGATCCCCTTCGCCGCCGCCGACCCGCTGCGGGTCATCCCGGCGGCGATGGCGGGCGGCGCGGTCACCGGCGCCCTGTCGATGGCCTTCGAGTGCACCCTGCGGGCCCCGCACGGCGGTGTCTTCGTGATCCCGCTGATCGGCAACCCGTTCCTCTATCTGCTCGCGATCGCGGCCGGAACGGTCGTCAGCGCCGGTCTGGTGATCCTCCTCAAGAGCGCCCGGAAGCCCGCTCCCGAGGCCGGACCCGTGCCGGCGGCCGAGCCGGAGGTCACCGTGGCGGCCTGA
- the pfkB gene encoding 1-phosphofructokinase yields MILTVTPNPSLDRTYEVPGLERGEVLRAAAERVDPGGKGVNVSRAVAAAGHRTVAVVPLGGAPGALVAQLLAGQGIEVAPVPVTGHTRSNIALAEPDGTLTKINAPGPELSGEEAETLLSAVGAYSPAADWIACCGSLPRGLAPEWYARLVTRAHGAGARIALDTSGPSLLAALAARPDVVKPNADELAEAVGRPLATVGDAVKAAEELRELGAGAVLASLGADGQLLVSADGVWYGHAAVAAVRSDVGAGDASLAGFLAAGGEGPEALAAAVAHGAAAVQLPGSEMPTPGDLDPAAVTVTADVPLDRVLSEQGSPR; encoded by the coding sequence ATGATCCTCACCGTCACCCCCAACCCCTCCCTGGACCGGACGTACGAGGTCCCCGGCCTGGAGCGCGGCGAGGTGCTGCGCGCCGCCGCCGAACGCGTCGACCCCGGCGGCAAGGGCGTCAACGTCTCCCGGGCCGTCGCCGCCGCCGGACACCGCACCGTCGCCGTCGTCCCCCTCGGCGGCGCCCCCGGCGCCCTCGTCGCCCAGCTCCTCGCGGGCCAGGGCATCGAGGTCGCCCCCGTCCCCGTCACCGGCCACACCCGCTCCAACATCGCCCTCGCGGAACCGGACGGCACCCTGACGAAGATCAACGCGCCCGGCCCGGAACTGAGCGGCGAGGAGGCCGAGACCCTGCTCTCCGCCGTCGGCGCCTACTCGCCCGCCGCCGACTGGATCGCCTGCTGCGGCAGCCTCCCGCGCGGCCTCGCCCCCGAGTGGTACGCCCGGCTCGTCACCCGCGCCCACGGCGCCGGGGCCCGGATCGCCCTCGACACCTCGGGCCCGTCGCTGCTGGCGGCCCTCGCCGCCCGCCCCGACGTCGTCAAGCCGAACGCCGACGAACTCGCCGAGGCCGTCGGCCGCCCCCTCGCCACCGTCGGCGACGCCGTCAAGGCGGCCGAGGAACTGCGCGAGCTCGGCGCGGGCGCCGTCCTCGCCAGCCTCGGCGCCGACGGCCAGCTCCTCGTCTCGGCGGACGGCGTCTGGTACGGCCACGCCGCCGTCGCCGCCGTCCGCTCCGACGTCGGCGCGGGCGACGCCTCCCTGGCCGGCTTCCTCGCGGCCGGCGGCGAAGGACCCGAGGCCCTCGCGGCCGCCGTCGCCCACGGGGCGGCCGCCGTGCAGCTGCCCGGCAGCGAGATGCCCACCCCGGGCGACCTGGACCCGGCGGCGGTCACGGTGACCGCCGACGTACCCCTCGACCGAGTACTCAGCGAGCAAGGGAGCCCGCGATGA
- a CDS encoding DeoR/GlpR family DNA-binding transcription regulator, translated as MYAPERQQEILRIARESGRVDVLSLAEEFQVTAETVRRDLKALDRAGLLRRVHGGAIPAGRLDFEPDLAERESTAADEKDRIVRAALAELPTEGSVVLDAGSTLARLAAEFPLDRTLTVVTHALPVAARLADHPGIDLHLVGGRVRHRTRAAVDAWALRAYGEIRADVAFLGANGFSAEHGLTTPDLAEAAVKRAVVAAARRVVLLADSAKHGQEHFARFGDLTDVDLIVTDSGLSPEDAAAIEATGTEVVRA; from the coding sequence ATGTACGCACCCGAGCGCCAGCAAGAGATCCTCCGGATCGCCCGCGAGAGCGGACGCGTCGACGTCCTCTCCCTCGCCGAGGAGTTCCAGGTCACCGCCGAGACCGTACGGCGCGACCTCAAGGCCCTCGACCGGGCCGGACTCCTCCGCCGGGTCCACGGCGGCGCCATCCCCGCCGGACGGCTCGACTTCGAGCCCGACCTCGCCGAGCGCGAGTCCACCGCCGCCGACGAGAAGGACCGCATCGTCCGCGCCGCCCTCGCCGAACTCCCCACGGAGGGCAGCGTCGTCCTCGACGCCGGCTCGACCCTCGCCCGTCTCGCCGCCGAGTTCCCCCTCGACCGCACCCTGACCGTCGTCACCCACGCCCTCCCCGTCGCCGCCCGGCTCGCCGACCACCCCGGCATCGACCTGCACCTCGTCGGCGGACGCGTACGCCACCGCACCCGCGCCGCCGTCGACGCCTGGGCGCTCAGGGCGTACGGGGAGATCCGCGCCGACGTCGCCTTCCTCGGCGCCAACGGCTTCTCGGCCGAGCACGGACTCACCACCCCCGACCTCGCCGAGGCCGCCGTCAAGCGGGCCGTCGTCGCCGCCGCCCGCCGGGTCGTCCTGCTCGCCGACTCCGCCAAGCACGGGCAGGAGCACTTCGCCCGCTTCGGCGACCTGACCGACGTCGACCTGATCGTCACCGACAGCGGGCTCAGCCCCGAGGACGCCGCGGCCATCGAGGCCACCGGAACGGAAGTCGTACGCGCATGA
- a CDS encoding MFS transporter — protein MSSHDAAAEAAEAGDKRRWIALAIVMTAAFMDLVDATIVNIAIPSIEKDLGASFGAIQWITAGYALAFAAGLITGGRLGDIYGRKRLFLLGTAGFTLASALCGFAANQEMLVGSRLLQGAAAAMMVPQVLSIIHVTFPAHERGKVFGMFGAIIGLGAVSGPLLGALLTQWNIAGLEWRPIFLINLPVGVAALILGRKFIAESKAPKALKLDMVGVLLVTTALLMLVYPLTRGRELDWPLWGHLMMAGSLLVFGALVAYEKYKTKKDGSPLVELSLFRVKSFAAGIAVQLTFGVVLGIFFLVWTLYMQIGLGWTPLHAGLTGVPFSISVSVAAGMSVQKLVPRFGRKVLQAGALTMIAGILLYVFVSGRYGAGIHSWQMIPPLVVMGLGMGLIVAPLTDAVLSEVPKEHAGSASGLINTTGQMGNALGLGLVSVVFFGTIDDEKLAKAPAEVGAAFGDAFQNSLGWAAGVLAVIFLVMFALPAKPKQHLEDGGDDADEAGETVTVDKEPVLTH, from the coding sequence ATGAGTTCACACGACGCCGCCGCGGAAGCGGCAGAGGCCGGCGACAAGCGGCGCTGGATCGCCCTCGCCATCGTCATGACCGCCGCCTTCATGGACCTGGTCGACGCCACGATCGTCAACATCGCGATCCCCAGCATCGAGAAGGACCTCGGCGCCTCGTTCGGGGCCATCCAGTGGATCACCGCCGGGTACGCCCTCGCGTTCGCCGCCGGGCTGATCACCGGTGGACGGCTCGGGGACATCTACGGCCGCAAGCGCCTCTTCCTCCTCGGTACCGCCGGCTTCACCCTCGCCTCGGCGCTCTGCGGCTTCGCGGCCAACCAGGAGATGCTGGTCGGCTCCCGGCTGCTCCAGGGCGCCGCGGCCGCGATGATGGTCCCGCAGGTCCTGTCGATCATCCACGTCACCTTCCCGGCGCACGAGCGCGGCAAGGTCTTCGGAATGTTCGGCGCGATCATCGGCCTCGGCGCGGTCTCGGGCCCGCTGCTCGGCGCGCTGCTCACGCAGTGGAACATCGCGGGCCTGGAGTGGCGTCCGATCTTCCTGATCAACCTGCCGGTCGGCGTCGCCGCCCTGATCCTGGGCCGGAAGTTCATCGCCGAGTCGAAGGCGCCGAAGGCGCTCAAGCTCGACATGGTCGGCGTGCTCCTGGTGACGACGGCGCTGCTCATGCTGGTCTACCCGCTGACCCGCGGCCGTGAGCTGGACTGGCCGCTCTGGGGCCACCTGATGATGGCCGGCAGCCTGCTCGTCTTCGGTGCCCTCGTCGCGTACGAGAAGTACAAGACGAAGAAGGACGGTTCGCCGCTCGTCGAGCTGTCGCTGTTCAGGGTGAAGAGCTTCGCGGCGGGCATCGCGGTGCAGCTGACCTTCGGTGTCGTGCTCGGCATCTTCTTCCTGGTCTGGACGCTGTACATGCAGATCGGACTCGGCTGGACCCCGCTGCACGCGGGTCTGACCGGGGTGCCGTTCTCGATCTCGGTCTCGGTGGCGGCGGGCATGTCCGTGCAGAAGCTGGTGCCGCGCTTCGGCCGGAAGGTGCTCCAGGCGGGCGCCCTGACGATGATCGCGGGCATCCTGCTCTACGTCTTCGTGTCCGGGCGGTACGGGGCCGGGATCCACTCCTGGCAGATGATCCCGCCGCTGGTGGTCATGGGCCTCGGCATGGGCCTGATCGTGGCGCCGCTGACGGACGCGGTGCTCTCGGAGGTGCCGAAGGAGCACGCCGGTTCGGCCTCGGGTCTGATCAACACGACCGGGCAGATGGGCAACGCGCTCGGACTCGGCCTGGTGTCCGTGGTCTTCTTCGGGACGATCGACGACGAGAAGCTCGCCAAGGCTCCGGCCGAGGTGGGGGCGGCGTTCGGGGACGCCTTCCAGAACTCGCTGGGCTGGGCGGCGGGCGTGCTCGCCGTGATCTTCCTGGTGATGTTCGCGCTGCCGGCGAAGCCGAAGCAGCACCTGGAGGACGGCGGTGACGACGCCGACGAGGCGGGCGAGACCGTGACGGTCGACAAGGAGCCGGTGCTCACGCACTGA
- a CDS encoding helix-turn-helix transcriptional regulator produces MTDTPARLLNLLSLLQTPREWPGSELAERLSVSPRTIRRDIDRLRDLGYPVEATMGAIGGYRLVAGTAMPPLLLDDEEAVAIAVGLRAGAGHAIEGVEEASVRALAKLEQVLPARLRHRVSTLQNATIPLTRGDGATVTPATLTALAGAVTGHERLRFGYRAGDGTETKRLVEPYRLVSTGRRWYLVAYDLGREDWRTFRVDRVSEPLPTGARFTPRELPSGDAATYMARSMARAQGEVDLDVTFAAPAEFVVARLPSHLVPVATGPDHCRLRARVTDSVEWLALRLALMDIDFTVHGPEALITYMRDLSGRLATATGA; encoded by the coding sequence ATGACGGACACCCCGGCACGACTCCTGAATCTGCTCTCGCTCCTCCAGACCCCGCGCGAGTGGCCCGGAAGCGAACTCGCCGAACGGCTCTCGGTCTCCCCGCGCACCATCCGCCGTGACATCGACCGGCTCCGCGACCTCGGCTACCCGGTCGAGGCCACCATGGGCGCGATCGGCGGCTACCGCCTCGTCGCCGGTACGGCGATGCCCCCGCTGCTCCTCGACGACGAGGAGGCCGTCGCGATCGCCGTGGGCCTGCGCGCCGGGGCCGGACACGCCATCGAGGGCGTCGAGGAGGCGTCCGTACGGGCCCTGGCGAAGCTGGAGCAGGTGCTGCCCGCGCGGCTCCGGCACCGGGTGTCCACCCTCCAGAACGCGACGATCCCGCTGACCAGGGGCGACGGCGCCACGGTCACGCCCGCGACGCTGACGGCGCTCGCGGGAGCGGTGACCGGGCACGAGCGGCTGCGGTTCGGCTACCGGGCCGGGGACGGGACGGAGACGAAGCGGCTCGTGGAGCCGTACCGGCTGGTGTCGACCGGCCGTCGCTGGTACCTCGTCGCGTACGACCTGGGGCGGGAGGACTGGCGGACCTTCCGGGTGGACCGGGTCAGCGAGCCGCTCCCGACGGGCGCGCGCTTCACCCCGCGGGAGCTGCCGTCGGGCGACGCGGCCACGTACATGGCGCGCTCCATGGCCCGGGCGCAGGGCGAGGTCGACCTCGACGTGACCTTCGCCGCGCCGGCCGAGTTCGTCGTGGCCCGCCTCCCGTCCCACCTCGTCCCGGTCGCGACGGGCCCCGACCACTGCCGCCTGCGCGCCCGGGTCACCGACTCGGTGGAATGGCTGGCCCTCCGCCTGGCCCTGATGGACATCGACTTCACGGTCCACGGCCCGGAGGCTCTGATCACGTACATGCGGGACCTGTCGGGGCGGCTGGCGACGGCGACGGGGGCCTGA
- a CDS encoding RNA polymerase sigma factor RpoD/SigA: MATRAVARRQTSAQSGAARASSVRAVGGEIADRDLVGMYLDEIARTPLLDAAKEVELSQTIEAGVYAQQILDEEVESEAGGATREELEALVAEGERAKDLFIKSNLRLVVAVARRYPRSGLPLLDLIQEGNAGLVRAVEKFDYAKGFKFSTYATWWIRQAITRSIADQSRTIRLPVHLVEELGRIRRVQREFNREHGREPEPAEIATELGSTPERVTDVLDWARDPVSLNMSVDDEGETQFGDLLEDTSAISPEQSVLTLLRSEELDDLIDKLDHRTASIIRMRYGIEDGRERTLTEVGKEHGLTRERIRQIEKHALLELKKMAHDTGFDAVA; the protein is encoded by the coding sequence ATGGCAACCCGTGCCGTCGCCCGTCGTCAGACCTCCGCCCAGAGCGGGGCCGCACGGGCAAGCAGCGTTCGCGCCGTGGGCGGGGAGATCGCCGACCGCGACCTGGTCGGCATGTACCTCGACGAGATCGCGCGCACGCCCCTGCTCGACGCCGCCAAGGAGGTCGAGCTCTCCCAGACGATCGAGGCGGGCGTCTACGCCCAGCAGATACTCGACGAAGAGGTGGAGAGCGAGGCGGGCGGGGCGACCCGTGAGGAGCTCGAAGCGCTGGTCGCCGAGGGCGAGCGGGCCAAGGACCTCTTCATCAAGTCCAACCTGCGGCTCGTGGTGGCCGTCGCGCGGCGCTATCCGCGCAGCGGGCTGCCGCTGCTCGACCTGATCCAGGAGGGGAACGCGGGCCTGGTGCGCGCGGTCGAGAAGTTCGACTACGCGAAGGGCTTCAAGTTCTCCACGTACGCCACGTGGTGGATCCGCCAGGCCATCACCCGGTCCATCGCCGACCAGTCCCGGACCATCCGGCTCCCCGTCCACCTCGTGGAGGAGCTCGGCCGGATCCGGCGGGTGCAGCGCGAGTTCAACAGGGAGCACGGGCGGGAGCCCGAGCCCGCCGAGATCGCGACCGAGCTCGGCTCGACGCCCGAGCGCGTCACGGACGTCCTGGACTGGGCGCGGGACCCGGTCTCGCTGAACATGTCGGTGGACGACGAGGGCGAGACCCAGTTCGGCGACCTGCTGGAGGACACGTCGGCGATCTCGCCGGAGCAGTCGGTCCTGACCCTGCTGCGCAGCGAGGAGCTGGACGACCTCATCGACAAGCTCGACCACCGGACCGCCTCGATCATCCGCATGCGGTACGGCATCGAGGACGGCCGCGAGCGGACGCTGACGGAGGTCGGCAAGGAGCACGGGCTGACGCGGGAGCGGATCCGCCAGATCGAGAAGCACGCGCTGCTCGAACTGAAGAAGATGGCCCACGACACGGGCTTCGACGCGGTGGCCTGA
- a CDS encoding questin oxidase family protein, with product MTDTTGTLDEALERLHTTGPERNGWLTNHAPMAVEALVRHGQARAVHRWLDHYAPKLEELPPAHTPVTAGTWREALGDPARITDWTRFFSRELADRPWRSVLAEWWPRLLPGIAGGATHPVIRTGHAVRTLLTTDETPPRRAELAHALGYWAARHQPLPPLAPLAVAPTAAAALDAVPPVPEQDGGIRARLAQLTAFPVWGEASDPDAAKTLLAELVTAATHRYASHGHGEPIMLVHAATAPNAVLRALPALPRALWAPSVAAAWAASAAVTAAYTPREAAPYAATGLAPEEIFVRAAAHGDDHTIKFTDTALDVGDPLALAAAVRSIDLNPPAL from the coding sequence ATGACCGACACCACCGGCACCCTCGACGAGGCACTCGAACGGCTCCACACCACGGGCCCCGAGCGCAACGGCTGGCTCACCAACCACGCCCCCATGGCCGTCGAGGCCCTGGTCCGTCACGGCCAGGCCCGGGCCGTCCACCGCTGGCTCGACCACTACGCACCCAAGCTGGAGGAGCTCCCGCCCGCGCACACCCCGGTCACGGCGGGCACCTGGCGGGAGGCGCTCGGCGATCCGGCCCGGATCACCGACTGGACCCGTTTCTTCTCCCGCGAGCTGGCGGACCGGCCCTGGCGGTCGGTGCTCGCCGAGTGGTGGCCCCGTCTCCTTCCCGGCATCGCGGGCGGGGCGACGCATCCGGTGATCCGTACCGGGCACGCCGTACGGACCCTGCTCACGACCGACGAGACGCCGCCGCGCCGCGCCGAGCTGGCGCACGCCCTCGGCTACTGGGCGGCCCGCCACCAGCCGCTCCCGCCGCTCGCCCCGCTGGCCGTGGCACCCACCGCGGCGGCCGCCCTCGACGCCGTACCGCCCGTTCCGGAGCAGGACGGCGGGATCCGGGCCCGGCTCGCGCAGCTGACGGCCTTCCCGGTGTGGGGCGAGGCGTCGGACCCCGATGCGGCGAAGACGCTGCTCGCCGAGCTGGTGACGGCGGCGACGCACCGGTACGCGTCGCACGGCCACGGCGAGCCGATCATGCTGGTCCACGCGGCGACCGCGCCGAACGCGGTCCTGCGCGCCCTGCCCGCGCTCCCCCGCGCGCTGTGGGCGCCGAGCGTGGCGGCCGCCTGGGCGGCGTCGGCCGCGGTGACGGCGGCCTACACGCCGCGCGAGGCCGCCCCGTACGCCGCGACCGGCCTCGCCCCCGAGGAGATCTTCGTTCGGGCGGCCGCGCACGGCGACGACCACACGATCAAGTTCACGGACACGGCGCTCGACGTGGGCGACCCGCTCGCCCTGGCCGCCGCCGTCCGCTCGATCGACCTCAATCCACCCGCCCTGTAA
- a CDS encoding dioxygenase: MDATQERMPALYLSHGAPPLADDPVWPGELAAWSAGLPRPKAILMVSAHWEEAPLALGATETVPLVYDFWGFPEHYYRVQYAAPGAPRLAEAVRKLLRAPGTPVQDIPDRGLDHGAYVPLVEMFPGADIPVLQISMPTLDPRRLMDIGRKLAPLRDEGVLIVGSGFFTHNLAALRHTGPGVPGWSAEFDAWGSEALAAHDVDALLDFEHKSPAGRLAHPRTEHFAPLFVTMGAADAAGDLGAERSVIDGFWMGLAKRSVQFG; the protein is encoded by the coding sequence ATGGACGCCACGCAGGAACGGATGCCCGCCCTCTACCTGTCCCACGGCGCCCCACCGCTCGCCGACGACCCCGTCTGGCCCGGCGAGCTCGCCGCCTGGTCCGCCGGACTGCCGCGCCCCAAGGCGATCCTCATGGTCTCCGCCCACTGGGAGGAGGCCCCGCTCGCGCTCGGCGCCACCGAGACCGTCCCCCTCGTCTACGACTTCTGGGGTTTCCCCGAGCACTACTACCGCGTCCAGTACGCCGCCCCCGGCGCCCCGCGGCTCGCCGAGGCCGTCCGCAAGCTGCTCCGCGCGCCCGGCACGCCCGTGCAGGACATCCCCGACCGGGGTCTCGACCACGGCGCGTACGTGCCGCTCGTCGAGATGTTCCCCGGCGCCGACATCCCCGTCCTCCAGATCTCCATGCCCACCCTCGACCCGCGCCGCCTCATGGACATCGGGCGCAAGCTCGCCCCACTGCGCGACGAGGGCGTCCTGATCGTCGGCAGCGGCTTCTTCACCCACAACCTCGCCGCCCTCCGCCACACCGGCCCCGGTGTCCCCGGCTGGTCCGCCGAGTTCGACGCCTGGGGGAGCGAGGCGCTCGCCGCGCACGACGTCGACGCCCTCCTGGACTTCGAGCACAAGTCGCCCGCCGGCCGCCTCGCCCACCCCCGTACCGAACACTTCGCCCCGCTCTTCGTCACCATGGGCGCGGCGGACGCGGCCGGCGACCTCGGCGCGGAGCGCTCGGTGATCGACGGCTTCTGGATGGGGCTCGCCAAGCGGTCCGTCCAGTTCGGCTGA
- a CDS encoding MarR family winged helix-turn-helix transcriptional regulator, with protein MGTMGDMTEPRWLTDEEQHVWRAYLHATTLLEDHLDRQLQRDAGMPHVYYGLLVQLSQAPRRRLRMTELARSAKITRSRLSHAIARLEKNGWVRREDCPSDKRGQFAQLTDEGMDVLRQNAPGHVAAVRQAMFDRLSPEQVEQLGAIMRVMAEGLEPTDAHADLPWLR; from the coding sequence ATGGGAACCATGGGAGACATGACCGAACCCCGCTGGCTGACCGACGAGGAGCAGCACGTCTGGCGCGCGTACCTGCACGCCACCACGCTCCTGGAGGACCACCTCGACCGCCAGTTGCAGCGCGACGCCGGGATGCCGCACGTCTACTACGGGCTCCTCGTCCAGCTCTCCCAGGCCCCCCGCCGCCGGCTCCGGATGACCGAGCTGGCCAGGAGCGCCAAGATCACCCGCTCCCGGCTCTCCCACGCGATCGCCCGCCTGGAGAAGAACGGCTGGGTACGGCGCGAGGACTGCCCCTCCGACAAGCGCGGCCAGTTCGCCCAGCTGACGGACGAGGGCATGGACGTCCTGCGGCAGAACGCGCCCGGGCACGTGGCGGCCGTCCGCCAGGCCATGTTCGACCGGCTCTCGCCCGAGCAGGTGGAGCAGCTCGGCGCGATCATGCGGGTGATGGCCGAGGGCCTCGAACCCACGGACGCGCACGCGGACCTGCCCTGGCTCCGCTGA